The DNA sequence GTGGCCATCCACCACCGCGACTCGGCGGACCTCGCCGAGGAACTGCGGGCGTCGCTGCCCGGCGCCGGTCACGTCGTCGTACGCGCCGACCTGGCCGACCCCGAGCAGGTGCGCGCCGCCGTCGACGGCGCGGCGGAACAGTTCGGCGGGCTCGACGTGCTGGTCAACAACGCCGGGGTCTACACCCGCACGGCATCTTCGACACCAGCTACGAGCAGTGGCAGCACGAGTGGCGGCGGACCCTGGACACCAACCTGGTCGGCGCCGCCAACGCGATCTGGTGCGCGGCCCGGCACATGCGCGAACGCGGCGGGCGGATCGTCAACGTCTCCTCGCGCGGGGCGTTCCGCGGCGAGCCCGGCCAGCCGGCGTACGGCGCCAGCAAGGCGGGGCTGAACGCGCTCGGCCAGTCGCTCGCGGTGGCCCTCGCCCCGTACGGCATCGCGGTCGCCACGGTGGCGCCCGGGTTCGTGGCGACCGACATGACCAACGAGCACCTGAAGCCGCCACGCGGCGACGAGATCCGCGCGCAGAGCCCGTTCGGCCGGGTGGCCCGGCCGGAGGAGATCGCCGAGGCGGTGTTCTGGCTCGCCTCGCCCGGCGCGGAGTGGGCCTCGGGCACGATCGTCGACCTCAACGGCGCCTCCTACCTCCGCAGCTGAGCGGGTGACGGCACACCGGCGTTATGAGTCAGCCGGGATGAACCAACACATTGCTTGCCGTCAATATGTATTCGTAGGCTCCCGGTTACCTGATCCGCGGGGTGC is a window from the Polymorphospora rubra genome containing:
- a CDS encoding SDR family NAD(P)-dependent oxidoreductase, giving the protein MVGAANAIWCAARHMRERGGRIVNVSSRGAFRGEPGQPAYGASKAGLNALGQSLAVALAPYGIAVATVAPGFVATDMTNEHLKPPRGDEIRAQSPFGRVARPEEIAEAVFWLASPGAEWASGTIVDLNGASYLRS